The following proteins are encoded in a genomic region of Burkholderia pyrrocinia:
- the ompA gene encoding outer membrane protein OmpA, which translates to MNKLSKLAFIAATAVMAASASAQSVPASRQAVNDNWVNGTGEWVWMNGTNELCWRDAFWTPATANAKCDGALVAQAPQPPVAPVAPAITSQKITYQADALFDFDKATLKPVGKQKLDELASKIEGMNTEVVVATGYTDRIGSDKYNDRLSLRRAQAVKSYLVSKGVPANKVYTEGKGKRNPVTTGCNQKNRKQLIACLAPDRRVEVEVVGTQEVQKTTVPAQ; encoded by the coding sequence ATGAATAAACTTTCAAAGCTCGCGTTCATTGCAGCTACCGCAGTTATGGCTGCATCCGCTTCGGCACAGTCGGTGCCGGCGTCGCGTCAAGCCGTCAATGACAACTGGGTGAACGGCACGGGCGAATGGGTGTGGATGAACGGCACGAACGAGCTCTGCTGGCGCGATGCGTTCTGGACGCCGGCCACCGCCAACGCGAAGTGCGATGGCGCACTGGTCGCCCAGGCACCGCAGCCGCCGGTCGCTCCGGTCGCTCCGGCCATCACGAGCCAGAAGATCACGTATCAAGCTGACGCACTGTTCGACTTCGACAAGGCAACGCTCAAGCCGGTGGGCAAGCAGAAGCTGGACGAACTGGCTTCGAAGATCGAAGGCATGAACACGGAAGTGGTCGTCGCAACGGGCTACACGGACCGCATCGGTTCGGACAAGTACAACGACCGTCTGTCGCTGCGCCGCGCGCAAGCCGTGAAGTCGTACCTGGTCAGCAAGGGTGTGCCGGCCAACAAGGTGTACACGGAAGGCAAGGGCAAGCGCAACCCGGTTACGACTGGCTGCAACCAGAAGAACCGCAAGCAGCTGATCGCCTGCCTCGCACCGGATCGCCGCGTGGAAGTCGAAGTGGTTGGTACGCAAGAAGTCCAGAAGACGACCGTTCCGGCGCAGTAA
- a CDS encoding prephenate dehydrogenase, translating into MSGFAFNKLVIFGVGLIGGSLARALRERAPGGAGEIVGVGRSRASVERALSLGVIDRAAALDDDAQLRDALAGADLVLLAAPVAQTGPLLARIAPWLADATIVTDAGSTKSDVVAAAREALGPRIAQFVPGHPIAGRESSGVEAALPDLYVGRNVVLCPLPENPPESVARIDAMWRATGADVRTMSTGQHDRVFASISHLPHVLSFALVEQILGEADAELKFSYAAGGFRDFTRIAASSPEMWRDVCVANRAALLDELDGYTRVLTRLRAAIDAGDGAALEAVFTRSRAARKAWQERGGKPAAEPVKK; encoded by the coding sequence GTGTCAGGCTTTGCATTCAACAAACTGGTCATCTTCGGTGTCGGCCTGATCGGCGGATCGCTGGCTCGCGCGCTGCGCGAGCGCGCGCCGGGCGGCGCGGGCGAGATCGTCGGCGTGGGCCGCTCACGTGCATCGGTCGAGCGCGCGCTGTCGCTCGGCGTGATCGACCGCGCGGCGGCGCTCGACGACGACGCGCAGTTGCGCGACGCGCTTGCCGGTGCCGATCTCGTGCTGCTGGCCGCGCCCGTCGCGCAGACGGGCCCGCTGCTCGCGCGCATCGCGCCGTGGCTCGCCGATGCGACGATCGTCACCGATGCGGGCAGCACCAAGTCCGATGTCGTCGCGGCCGCGCGCGAAGCGCTCGGGCCGCGGATCGCGCAGTTCGTGCCGGGGCATCCGATCGCCGGTCGCGAGTCGAGCGGCGTCGAGGCTGCGTTGCCGGACCTGTACGTCGGCCGCAACGTCGTGCTGTGCCCGCTGCCGGAGAACCCGCCCGAATCGGTCGCGCGGATCGACGCGATGTGGCGCGCGACCGGCGCCGACGTTCGCACGATGAGCACCGGGCAGCACGATCGCGTGTTCGCGTCGATCAGCCATCTGCCGCACGTGCTGTCGTTTGCGCTCGTCGAGCAGATCCTCGGCGAGGCGGACGCGGAGCTGAAATTCTCGTACGCGGCGGGCGGCTTCCGCGATTTCACGCGCATCGCGGCGTCGAGCCCGGAAATGTGGCGCGACGTGTGCGTCGCGAACCGCGCGGCGCTGCTCGACGAACTCGACGGCTACACGCGCGTGCTCACGCGGCTGCGTGCGGCGATCGACGCCGGCGACGGCGCGGCGCTCGAAGCCGTATTCACGCGCTCGCGCGCTGCGCGCAAGGCATGGCAGGAGCGTGGCGGCAAGCCCGCTGCCGAACCGGTCAAGAAATAA
- the gyrA gene encoding DNA gyrase subunit A — protein MDQFAKETLPTSLEEEMRRSYLDYAMSVIVGRALPDVRDGLKPVHRRVLFAMHELNNDWNRAYKKSARIVGDVIGKYHPHGDTAVYDTIVRMAQDFSLRYMLIDGQGNFGSIDGDNAAAMRYTEIRMAKIGHELLADIDKETVDFEPNYDGNEMQPSVLPSRIPNLLINGSSGIAVGMATNIPPHNLNEVVDACQHLLSNPEATIDELIEIIPAPDFPTAGIIYGVAGVRDGYRTGRGRVVMRALTHFEEIDRGQRMAIIVDELPYQVNKRSLLERIAELVNEKKLEGISDIRDESDKSGMRVVIELKRGEVPEVVLNNLYKATQLQDTFGMNMVALVDGQPKLLNLKEILQCFLSHRREVLTRRTIYELRKARERGHVLEGLAVALANIDEFIAIIKAAPTPPIAKQELMAKPWDSSLVREMLTRAESENAAAGGRSAYRPEGLNPAFGMQGDGLYRLSDTQAQEILQMRLQRLTGLEQDKIIGEYREVMAQIADLLDILARPERITTMITEELTSVKAEFGDARRSKIELNATELNTEDLITPQDMVVTMSHAGYVKSQPLSEYRAQKRGGRGKQATQMKEDDWIETLFIANTHDYILCFSNRGRVYWVKVYEVPQGSRNSRGRPIVNMFPLQDGEKINVVLPVKEFSADKFVFMATSLGTVKKTPLEAFSRPMKKGIIAVGLDDGDYLIGASITDGAHDVMLFSDSGKAVRFDENDVRPMGREARGVRGMQLEDGQQVIALLVAGSEEQTVLTATENGYGKRTPIAEYTRHGRGTKGMIAIQTSERNGKVVAATLVDAEDQIMLITTAGVLIRTRVSEVREMGRATQGVTLISLDEGTKLSGLQQVAEAEEGDGEADEASDGEA, from the coding sequence ATGGATCAATTCGCCAAAGAGACCCTGCCCACCTCCCTAGAGGAGGAAATGCGCCGTTCGTATCTCGATTACGCGATGAGCGTGATCGTCGGACGTGCCCTCCCGGATGTCCGTGATGGCCTGAAGCCCGTGCACCGGCGCGTGTTGTTCGCGATGCACGAACTGAACAACGACTGGAACCGCGCGTACAAGAAATCGGCGCGTATCGTCGGTGATGTGATCGGTAAATACCACCCTCACGGCGATACCGCGGTCTACGACACGATCGTGCGGATGGCGCAAGACTTCTCGCTGCGCTACATGCTGATCGACGGGCAAGGCAACTTCGGCTCGATCGACGGCGACAACGCCGCGGCGATGCGTTACACCGAAATTCGCATGGCGAAGATCGGTCACGAGCTGCTCGCCGACATCGACAAGGAAACGGTCGATTTCGAGCCGAACTACGACGGCAACGAAATGCAGCCGTCGGTCCTGCCGTCGCGCATTCCGAACCTGCTGATCAACGGCTCGTCGGGCATCGCGGTCGGCATGGCGACCAACATCCCGCCGCACAACCTGAACGAAGTCGTCGATGCGTGCCAGCACCTGCTGAGCAACCCTGAAGCGACGATCGACGAACTGATCGAGATCATCCCGGCGCCGGACTTCCCGACGGCCGGCATCATCTACGGCGTCGCCGGCGTGCGCGACGGCTACCGCACCGGCCGCGGCCGCGTCGTGATGCGCGCGCTCACGCACTTCGAGGAGATCGACCGCGGCCAGCGGATGGCGATCATCGTCGACGAGCTTCCCTACCAGGTCAACAAGCGCTCGCTGCTCGAGCGCATCGCCGAACTCGTCAACGAGAAGAAGCTCGAAGGCATCTCCGACATCCGCGACGAGTCCGACAAGAGCGGCATGCGCGTCGTGATCGAGCTCAAGCGCGGCGAAGTGCCGGAAGTGGTGCTGAACAACCTGTACAAGGCGACGCAGCTCCAGGACACCTTCGGCATGAACATGGTCGCGCTCGTCGATGGCCAGCCGAAGCTGCTGAACCTGAAGGAAATCCTGCAGTGCTTCCTGTCGCATCGACGCGAAGTGCTGACGCGCCGCACGATCTACGAACTGCGCAAGGCCCGCGAACGCGGCCACGTGCTCGAAGGCCTCGCGGTCGCGCTCGCGAACATCGACGAGTTCATCGCGATCATCAAGGCCGCGCCGACGCCGCCGATCGCGAAGCAGGAATTGATGGCGAAGCCGTGGGATTCGTCGCTCGTGCGCGAGATGCTGACGCGCGCCGAATCCGAGAACGCGGCGGCGGGCGGGCGCTCGGCGTACCGTCCGGAAGGCCTGAACCCCGCGTTCGGGATGCAGGGCGACGGGCTGTACCGGCTGTCCGACACGCAGGCCCAGGAAATCCTGCAGATGCGTCTGCAGCGCCTGACGGGTCTCGAGCAGGACAAGATCATCGGCGAGTACCGCGAAGTGATGGCGCAGATCGCCGATTTGCTGGACATCCTCGCGCGCCCCGAGCGGATTACGACGATGATCACCGAGGAGCTGACGTCGGTGAAGGCCGAATTCGGCGACGCGCGCCGCTCGAAGATCGAGCTGAACGCCACCGAGCTGAATACGGAAGACCTGATCACGCCGCAGGACATGGTCGTCACGATGTCGCATGCGGGCTACGTGAAGTCGCAGCCTCTGTCCGAGTACCGCGCGCAGAAGCGCGGCGGTCGCGGCAAGCAGGCGACGCAGATGAAGGAAGACGACTGGATCGAGACGCTCTTCATCGCGAACACGCACGATTACATCCTGTGCTTCTCGAACCGCGGCCGCGTGTACTGGGTCAAGGTCTATGAAGTGCCGCAGGGCTCGCGCAACTCGCGCGGCCGCCCGATCGTCAATATGTTCCCGCTGCAGGATGGCGAGAAGATCAACGTCGTGCTGCCGGTCAAGGAATTCTCGGCCGACAAGTTCGTGTTCATGGCGACGTCGCTCGGCACCGTGAAGAAGACGCCGCTCGAGGCATTCAGCCGACCGATGAAGAAGGGCATCATCGCGGTCGGCCTCGACGACGGCGACTATCTGATCGGCGCATCGATCACCGACGGCGCGCACGACGTGATGCTGTTCTCCGACTCCGGCAAGGCCGTGCGCTTCGACGAAAACGACGTGCGTCCGATGGGGCGCGAGGCGCGCGGCGTGCGCGGCATGCAGCTCGAGGACGGGCAGCAGGTCATCGCGCTGCTGGTCGCCGGCAGCGAGGAGCAGACCGTGCTGACCGCGACCGAGAACGGCTACGGCAAGCGCACGCCGATCGCCGAATACACGCGTCACGGCCGTGGCACGAAGGGTATGATCGCGATCCAGACGTCCGAGCGCAACGGCAAGGTCGTGGCCGCGACGCTCGTCGACGCCGAGGATCAGATCATGCTGATCACGACGGCCGGCGTGTTGATTCGCACCCGCGTCTCCGAGGTTCGCGAGATGGGGCGTGCCACGCAAGGTGTTACACTCATCAGTCTCGATGAGGGTACCAAGCTCTCTGGCCTGCAGCAGGTTGCGGAGGCCGAGGAGGGTGATGGCGAGGCCGACGAGGCGTCGGACGGCGAAGCCTGA
- the pheA gene encoding prephenate dehydratase, which yields MDDELNSRLKPLRDRIDAIDAQLIALLNQRAAVALEVGEVKKHFNAPVFRPERELQVIARLQDMSAGPLASEHISAIWREIMAASRALEQTIHVAFLGPVGTYSEQAMLEYFGQSIEGLPCPSIDEVFRSVEAGASAFGIAPVENSTEGAVSRTLDLLLQTQLLISGELALPIHHNLLTQGGTLDGVKRVCAHAQALAQCQQWLAANAPQLARQAVSSNAEAARLAAADPTVAAIAGDRAAAHYGLQIAFSLIQDDPHNRTRFVIVGKQPAGQSGHDQTSLIVSVKNEPGAVFKLLEPLARHGVSMTRFESRPARVGTWEYYFYIDIEGHRDDAAVAAALAELGQKAAFLKILGSYPSAR from the coding sequence ATGGACGACGAACTGAATTCCCGGCTGAAACCGCTGCGCGATCGCATCGACGCGATCGACGCGCAGCTGATCGCGCTCCTGAACCAGCGCGCCGCGGTGGCGCTGGAGGTGGGCGAGGTCAAGAAGCATTTCAACGCGCCGGTGTTCCGGCCGGAGCGCGAGCTGCAGGTCATCGCGCGACTGCAGGACATGAGCGCGGGGCCGCTCGCGAGCGAGCACATCAGCGCGATCTGGCGCGAGATCATGGCGGCGAGCCGCGCGCTCGAGCAGACCATCCACGTCGCGTTCCTCGGGCCGGTCGGCACGTATAGCGAACAGGCGATGCTCGAGTATTTCGGCCAGTCGATCGAAGGGCTGCCGTGCCCGTCGATCGACGAGGTGTTCCGCTCGGTCGAGGCCGGCGCGTCCGCGTTCGGCATCGCGCCGGTCGAGAATTCGACCGAAGGGGCCGTGTCGCGTACGCTCGACCTGCTGCTGCAGACGCAACTGCTGATCAGCGGCGAGCTCGCGCTGCCCATCCACCACAACCTGCTCACGCAAGGCGGCACGCTCGACGGTGTGAAGCGCGTCTGCGCGCATGCGCAGGCGCTTGCGCAATGCCAGCAGTGGCTCGCCGCGAATGCGCCGCAGCTCGCGCGGCAGGCGGTGTCGAGCAACGCGGAGGCCGCGCGTCTCGCGGCGGCCGATCCAACCGTCGCGGCGATCGCGGGCGACCGTGCGGCCGCGCACTACGGATTGCAGATCGCGTTCTCGCTGATCCAGGACGATCCGCACAACCGCACGCGTTTCGTGATCGTCGGCAAGCAGCCGGCCGGGCAAAGCGGTCACGACCAGACGTCGCTGATCGTGTCGGTGAAGAATGAGCCGGGTGCCGTGTTCAAGCTGCTCGAACCGCTCGCGCGGCACGGCGTGTCGATGACGCGCTTCGAGTCGCGTCCGGCGCGCGTCGGCACGTGGGAGTACTACTTCTACATCGACATCGAAGGGCACCGGGACGATGCGGCGGTTGCGGCCGCGCTCGCGGAACTCGGCCAGAAGGCCGCGTTCCTGAAGATACTCGGTTCGTATCCGAGCGCACGCTGA
- the serC gene encoding 3-phosphoserine/phosphohydroxythreonine transaminase has protein sequence MRVFNFSAGPAAMPEEVLRQAAGEMLDWHGSGMSVMEMSHRGKEFMSIHEAALTDLRDLLGVPASHRILFLQGGGIAENAIVPMNLLGSRKTADFVVTGSWSQKSFGEASKYCTPHLAATGKTEDGFTRAPVRAEWQLSDDPAYVHLCTNETIDGVETFEIPDLGDVPLVADVSSHILSRPMDVAKYGVLFGGAQKNIGMAGVTVVIVREDLLDRALSICPSAFEWKTVAANNSLYNTPPTYAIYIAGLVFQWLKRQGGLEAIEARNLEKSKLLYDTIDASSFYLNKVEPAARSRMNVPFFLADETRNEDFLAGAKARGLLQLKGHKSVGGMRASIYNAVPLDGVKALVEYMKDFEQRGA, from the coding sequence ATGCGCGTCTTTAATTTCTCCGCCGGCCCTGCGGCGATGCCCGAGGAAGTGCTGCGGCAGGCCGCCGGCGAAATGCTCGACTGGCACGGCAGCGGCATGAGCGTGATGGAGATGAGCCATCGCGGCAAGGAGTTCATGTCGATTCACGAGGCCGCGCTGACCGACCTGCGCGACCTGCTCGGCGTGCCGGCAAGCCACCGGATCCTGTTCCTGCAGGGCGGCGGTATCGCGGAAAACGCGATCGTGCCGATGAACCTGCTCGGGTCGCGCAAGACTGCCGACTTCGTCGTGACGGGCTCGTGGTCGCAGAAATCGTTCGGCGAGGCGAGCAAGTACTGCACGCCGCATCTCGCCGCGACCGGCAAGACGGAAGACGGCTTCACGCGTGCGCCCGTACGCGCCGAATGGCAGCTGTCGGACGATCCGGCCTACGTGCATCTGTGCACCAACGAGACGATCGACGGCGTCGAGACGTTCGAGATTCCCGATCTCGGCGACGTGCCGCTGGTTGCGGATGTCTCGTCGCACATCCTGTCGCGCCCGATGGACGTCGCGAAATACGGCGTGCTGTTCGGCGGCGCGCAGAAGAACATCGGGATGGCCGGCGTGACGGTCGTGATCGTTCGCGAGGATCTGCTCGATCGCGCGCTGTCGATCTGCCCGTCCGCGTTCGAATGGAAGACCGTCGCCGCAAACAACTCGCTGTACAACACGCCGCCCACCTACGCGATCTACATCGCGGGCCTCGTGTTCCAGTGGCTGAAGCGGCAGGGTGGCCTCGAAGCGATCGAGGCCCGCAATCTCGAAAAATCGAAGCTGCTCTATGACACGATCGATGCGAGCAGTTTCTATCTGAACAAGGTCGAGCCGGCAGCGCGTTCGCGGATGAACGTGCCGTTTTTCCTGGCCGACGAAACGCGCAATGAAGACTTCCTTGCCGGCGCAAAGGCGCGCGGGCTGCTGCAGCTGAAGGGCCACAAGTCCGTCGGCGGCATGCGGGCGTCGATCTACAACGCGGTGCCGCTCGACGGCGTGAAAGCGCTCGTCGAGTACATGAAGGACTTCGAGCAGCGCGGCGCCTGA
- a CDS encoding DUF2059 domain-containing protein, whose translation MQKQFKQLVLLAALVPTFAMAQALSNSAPAPAAAAAPIDADKKGAIKDLLDAIDAPKLVSAIGNSAEMQAKQLVPAILSDALSENKTLNDKQKQAAVPSLQKNAVPKLVDGAGKVFGTQQFQNDAMSAQYDAYAKYYSTSEIKDLTTFYKSPTGRKFIQVQDQVGRDVVNGLMQKYMPQAIQATRTQADKEVAAVKPGK comes from the coding sequence ATGCAAAAGCAATTCAAGCAACTGGTCCTGCTGGCTGCACTGGTGCCGACGTTCGCGATGGCGCAAGCGCTGTCGAATTCCGCACCGGCGCCGGCCGCGGCAGCTGCGCCGATCGACGCCGACAAGAAGGGTGCGATCAAGGATCTGCTCGACGCGATCGACGCGCCGAAGCTCGTGTCGGCAATCGGCAACAGCGCCGAGATGCAGGCCAAGCAGCTCGTGCCGGCGATCCTGTCGGACGCGCTGTCGGAAAACAAGACGCTGAACGACAAGCAGAAGCAGGCTGCCGTTCCGTCGCTGCAAAAGAACGCGGTGCCGAAGCTGGTCGACGGCGCGGGCAAGGTGTTCGGTACGCAGCAGTTCCAGAACGACGCGATGTCGGCTCAGTACGACGCATACGCGAAGTACTACAGCACGTCGGAGATCAAGGATCTGACGACGTTCTACAAGAGCCCGACGGGTCGCAAGTTCATCCAGGTTCAGGATCAGGTCGGCCGCGACGTGGTCAACGGCCTGATGCAGAAGTACATGCCGCAAGCGATTCAGGCGACGCGCACGCAGGCTGACAAGGAAGTCGCAGCAGTCAAGCCGGGCAAGTAA
- the aroA gene encoding 3-phosphoshikimate 1-carboxyvinyltransferase, whose product MDYLDLGPYSSASGTVRLPGSKSISNRVLLLAALAEGDTTITNLLDSDDTRVMLDALGKLGVRLARDGDTCVVTGTRGAFTAKTADLFLGNAGTAVRPLTAALAVNGGDYRVHGVPRMHERPIGDLVDGLRQIGAQIDYELNEGYPPLRIKPATISVDAPIRVRGDVSSQFLTALLMTLPLVKAKDGKTVVEVDGELISKPYIDITIRLMERFGVVVERDGWQRFVVPAGVRYRSPGRIMVEGDASSASYFLAAGALGGGPLRVEGVGRASIQGDVGFANALMQMGANVTMGDDWIDVRGIGHDHGKLEPIDMDFNLIPDAAMTIAVAALFASGTSTLRNIASWRVKETDRIAAMATELRKVGAIVEEGPDYLVVTPPETLTPNAAIDTYDDHRMAMCFSLVSLGGVPVRINDPKCVGKTFPDYFDRFAALAKA is encoded by the coding sequence ATGGACTATCTCGATCTCGGCCCGTACTCCAGCGCATCGGGCACCGTGCGCCTGCCCGGCTCGAAGAGCATTTCGAACCGCGTGCTGCTGCTCGCGGCGCTTGCCGAAGGCGATACGACGATCACCAATCTGCTCGACTCCGACGACACGCGCGTGATGCTCGATGCGCTCGGCAAGCTCGGCGTGAGGCTCGCGCGCGACGGCGACACCTGCGTCGTCACGGGCACGCGCGGTGCGTTCACCGCGAAGACGGCCGACCTGTTCCTCGGCAACGCGGGCACGGCCGTGCGGCCGCTGACCGCCGCGCTCGCGGTGAACGGCGGCGACTATCGCGTGCACGGCGTGCCGCGCATGCACGAGCGGCCGATCGGCGATCTCGTCGACGGCCTGCGGCAGATCGGCGCGCAGATCGACTACGAGCTGAACGAAGGCTACCCGCCGCTGCGGATCAAGCCCGCGACGATCTCGGTCGACGCGCCGATCCGCGTGCGCGGCGACGTGTCGAGCCAGTTCCTCACGGCGCTTCTGATGACGCTGCCGCTCGTGAAGGCGAAGGATGGCAAGACCGTCGTCGAGGTCGACGGCGAGCTGATCTCGAAGCCCTACATCGACATCACGATCCGGCTGATGGAACGCTTCGGCGTGGTCGTCGAGCGCGACGGCTGGCAGCGCTTCGTCGTGCCGGCCGGCGTTCGCTACCGCTCGCCGGGGCGGATCATGGTCGAGGGCGATGCGTCGTCCGCATCGTACTTCCTCGCGGCCGGCGCGCTTGGCGGCGGCCCGCTGCGTGTCGAGGGCGTGGGGCGCGCGAGCATCCAGGGCGACGTCGGCTTCGCGAACGCGCTGATGCAGATGGGCGCGAACGTGACGATGGGCGACGACTGGATCGACGTGCGCGGCATCGGCCACGACCACGGCAAGCTCGAGCCGATCGACATGGATTTCAACCTGATCCCCGATGCGGCAATGACGATCGCGGTCGCCGCGCTGTTCGCGAGCGGCACGAGCACGCTGCGCAACATCGCGAGCTGGCGCGTGAAGGAGACCGACCGCATCGCCGCGATGGCGACCGAGCTGCGCAAGGTCGGCGCGATTGTCGAGGAAGGCCCCGACTATCTCGTCGTCACGCCGCCGGAAACGCTCACGCCGAACGCGGCGATCGACACGTACGACGATCACCGGATGGCGATGTGCTTCTCGCTCGTCAGCCTGGGCGGCGTGCCCGTGCGGAT